One Sus scrofa isolate TJ Tabasco breed Duroc chromosome 1, Sscrofa11.1, whole genome shotgun sequence DNA segment encodes these proteins:
- the SH3GLB2 gene encoding endophilin-B2 isoform X3: protein MDFNMKKLASDAGIFFTRAVQFTEEKFGQAEKTELDAHFENLLARADSTKNWTEKILRQTEVLLQPNPSARVEEFLYEKLDRKVPSRVTNGELLAQYMAEAASELGPTTPYGKTLIKVAEAEKRLGAAERDFIHTASINFLTPLRNFLEGDWKTISKERRLLQNRRLDLDACKARLKKAKAAEAKATCEGDTVPDFQETRPRNYILSASASATLDDTSCPPSWAEWKERYPEGWRLPCFFLLPLNPSVTRARGCLSLPEDRKLWNDEVDKAEQELRVAQTEFDRQAEVTRLLLEGISSTHVNHLRCLHEFVESQTTYYAQCYRHMLDLQKQLGSSQGAIFPGTFVGTTEPASPPLSSTSPTTTAATMPVGPSGAGLAPPGEAALRLEEVAPPASGTRKARVLYDYEAADSSELALLADELITVYSLPGMDPDWLIGERGNKKGKVPVTYLELLS, encoded by the exons ATGGACTTCAACATGAAGAAGCTGGCATCGGACGCGGGCATCTTCTTCACCCGGGCCGTGCAG TTCACAGAGGAGAAATTTGGCCAGGCCGAGAAGACTGAGCTTGATGCCCACTTCGAGAACCTTCTGGCCCGGGCAGACAGCACCAAGAACTGGACAGAGAAAATCCTGAGGCAGACAGAGGTGCTGCTGCAGCCCAACCCCA GTGCccgagtggaggagttcctgtatGAGAAGCTGGACAGGAAGGTGCCCTCACGGGTCACCAACGGGGAGCTGCTGGCTCAGTACATGGCAGAGGCGGCCAGCGAGCTGGGGCCCACCACTCCTTACG GGAAGACGCTGATCAAGGTGGCAGAAGCGGAGAAGCGCCTGGGAGCCGCGGAGAGGGACTTTATCCACACGGCCTCCATCAATTTCCTCACGCCCCTGCGCAACTTCCTGGAAGGGGACTGGAAGACCATTTCG AAGGAGAGGCGGCTCCTCCAGAACCGACGTCTGGACTTGGATGCCTGCAAGGCGCGGCTGAAGAAGGCCAAGGCCGCGGAAGCCAAAGCCACG TGTGAGGGAGAT ACGGTGCCTGACTTTCAGGAGACTAGACCGCGTAATTACATTCTCTCGGCCAGCGCCTCGGCG ACTCTGGATGACACTTCCTGCCCCCCTTCCTGGGCCGAGTGGAAGGAGAGATATCCTGAAGGGTGGAGGCtgccctgtttttttcttttgccattgaACCCCAGTGTGACTCGGGCGCGAGGCTGCCTTTCTCTACCGGAGGACAGAAAG CTCTGGAACGACGAGGTGGACAAG GCCGAGCAGGAGCTCCGAGTGGCCCAGACAGAGTTTGACCGGCAGGCCGAAGTGACCCGTCTCCTGCTGGAGGGCATCAGTAGCACTCAC GTGAACCACCTTCGCTGCCTCCACGAGTTCGTCGAGTCTCAGACAACTTACTATGCCCAGTGCTACCGCCACATGCTGGACCTACAGAAGCAGCTGGGCAG CTCCCAGGGAGCCAT ATTTCCAGGCACCTTCGTGGGCACCACCGAGCCCGCCTCCCCGCCCCTCAGCAGCACCTCACCCACCACCACAGCTGCCACCATGCCCGTAGGGCCCTCGGGGGCTGGCCTGGCCCCTCCTGGGGAGGCCGCTCTCCGCCTGGAAGAGGTGGCTCCTCCCGCCAGCGGCACCCGGAAGGCCCGGGTGCTCTACGACTACGAGGCGGCCGACAGCAGTGAGCTGGCCCTGCTGGCTGACGAG CTCATCACTGTCTACAGCCTGCCCGGCATGGACCCCGACTGGCTCATTGGCGAGAGAGGCAACAAGAAGGGCAAGGTCCCTGTCACCTACTTGGAACTGCTCAGCTAA
- the SH3GLB2 gene encoding endophilin-B2 isoform X12, whose protein sequence is MDFNMKKLASDAGIFFTRAVQFTEEKFGQAEKTELDAHFENLLARADSTKNWTEKILRQTEVLLQPNPSARVEEFLYEKLDRKVPSRVTNGELLAQYMAEAASELGPTTPYGKTLIKVAEAEKRLGAAERDFIHTASINFLTPLRNFLEGDWKTISKERRLLQNRRLDLDACKARLKKAKAAEAKATLWNDEVDKAEQELRVAQTEFDRQAEVTRLLLEGISSTHVNHLRCLHEFVESQTTYYAQCYRHMLDLQKQLGSSQGAIFPGTFVGTTEPASPPLSSTSPTTTAATMPVGPSGAGLAPPGEAALRLEEVAPPASGTRKARVLYDYEAADSSELALLADELITVYSLPGMDPDWLIGERGNKKGKVPVTYLELLS, encoded by the exons ATGGACTTCAACATGAAGAAGCTGGCATCGGACGCGGGCATCTTCTTCACCCGGGCCGTGCAG TTCACAGAGGAGAAATTTGGCCAGGCCGAGAAGACTGAGCTTGATGCCCACTTCGAGAACCTTCTGGCCCGGGCAGACAGCACCAAGAACTGGACAGAGAAAATCCTGAGGCAGACAGAGGTGCTGCTGCAGCCCAACCCCA GTGCccgagtggaggagttcctgtatGAGAAGCTGGACAGGAAGGTGCCCTCACGGGTCACCAACGGGGAGCTGCTGGCTCAGTACATGGCAGAGGCGGCCAGCGAGCTGGGGCCCACCACTCCTTACG GGAAGACGCTGATCAAGGTGGCAGAAGCGGAGAAGCGCCTGGGAGCCGCGGAGAGGGACTTTATCCACACGGCCTCCATCAATTTCCTCACGCCCCTGCGCAACTTCCTGGAAGGGGACTGGAAGACCATTTCG AAGGAGAGGCGGCTCCTCCAGAACCGACGTCTGGACTTGGATGCCTGCAAGGCGCGGCTGAAGAAGGCCAAGGCCGCGGAAGCCAAAGCCACG CTCTGGAACGACGAGGTGGACAAG GCCGAGCAGGAGCTCCGAGTGGCCCAGACAGAGTTTGACCGGCAGGCCGAAGTGACCCGTCTCCTGCTGGAGGGCATCAGTAGCACTCAC GTGAACCACCTTCGCTGCCTCCACGAGTTCGTCGAGTCTCAGACAACTTACTATGCCCAGTGCTACCGCCACATGCTGGACCTACAGAAGCAGCTGGGCAG CTCCCAGGGAGCCAT ATTTCCAGGCACCTTCGTGGGCACCACCGAGCCCGCCTCCCCGCCCCTCAGCAGCACCTCACCCACCACCACAGCTGCCACCATGCCCGTAGGGCCCTCGGGGGCTGGCCTGGCCCCTCCTGGGGAGGCCGCTCTCCGCCTGGAAGAGGTGGCTCCTCCCGCCAGCGGCACCCGGAAGGCCCGGGTGCTCTACGACTACGAGGCGGCCGACAGCAGTGAGCTGGCCCTGCTGGCTGACGAG CTCATCACTGTCTACAGCCTGCCCGGCATGGACCCCGACTGGCTCATTGGCGAGAGAGGCAACAAGAAGGGCAAGGTCCCTGTCACCTACTTGGAACTGCTCAGCTAA
- the SH3GLB2 gene encoding endophilin-B2 isoform X8: MDFNMKKLASDAGIFFTRAVQFTEEKFGQAEKTELDAHFENLLARADSTKNWTEKILRQTEVLLQPNPSARVEEFLYEKLDRKVPSRVTNGELLAQYMAEAASELGPTTPYGKTLIKVAEAEKRLGAAERDFIHTASINFLTPLRNFLEGDWKTISKERRLLQNRRLDLDACKARLKKAKAAEAKATLWNDEVDKAEQELRVAQTEFDRQAEVTRLLLEGISSTHVNHLRCLHEFVESQTTYYAQCYRHMLDLQKQLGRCPPGTLAPVPDRPELRKACATRGGWRAADRFPGTFVGTTEPASPPLSSTSPTTTAATMPVGPSGAGLAPPGEAALRLEEVAPPASGTRKARVLYDYEAADSSELALLADELITVYSLPGMDPDWLIGERGNKKGKVPVTYLELLS; the protein is encoded by the exons ATGGACTTCAACATGAAGAAGCTGGCATCGGACGCGGGCATCTTCTTCACCCGGGCCGTGCAG TTCACAGAGGAGAAATTTGGCCAGGCCGAGAAGACTGAGCTTGATGCCCACTTCGAGAACCTTCTGGCCCGGGCAGACAGCACCAAGAACTGGACAGAGAAAATCCTGAGGCAGACAGAGGTGCTGCTGCAGCCCAACCCCA GTGCccgagtggaggagttcctgtatGAGAAGCTGGACAGGAAGGTGCCCTCACGGGTCACCAACGGGGAGCTGCTGGCTCAGTACATGGCAGAGGCGGCCAGCGAGCTGGGGCCCACCACTCCTTACG GGAAGACGCTGATCAAGGTGGCAGAAGCGGAGAAGCGCCTGGGAGCCGCGGAGAGGGACTTTATCCACACGGCCTCCATCAATTTCCTCACGCCCCTGCGCAACTTCCTGGAAGGGGACTGGAAGACCATTTCG AAGGAGAGGCGGCTCCTCCAGAACCGACGTCTGGACTTGGATGCCTGCAAGGCGCGGCTGAAGAAGGCCAAGGCCGCGGAAGCCAAAGCCACG CTCTGGAACGACGAGGTGGACAAG GCCGAGCAGGAGCTCCGAGTGGCCCAGACAGAGTTTGACCGGCAGGCCGAAGTGACCCGTCTCCTGCTGGAGGGCATCAGTAGCACTCAC GTGAACCACCTTCGCTGCCTCCACGAGTTCGTCGAGTCTCAGACAACTTACTATGCCCAGTGCTACCGCCACATGCTGGACCTACAGAAGCAGCTGGGCAGGTGCCCGCCCGGGACCCTGGCTCCCGTCCCCGACCGCCCCGAGCTCAGAAAGGCCTGTGCCACACGGGGCGGGTGGAGGGCTGCTGACCG ATTTCCAGGCACCTTCGTGGGCACCACCGAGCCCGCCTCCCCGCCCCTCAGCAGCACCTCACCCACCACCACAGCTGCCACCATGCCCGTAGGGCCCTCGGGGGCTGGCCTGGCCCCTCCTGGGGAGGCCGCTCTCCGCCTGGAAGAGGTGGCTCCTCCCGCCAGCGGCACCCGGAAGGCCCGGGTGCTCTACGACTACGAGGCGGCCGACAGCAGTGAGCTGGCCCTGCTGGCTGACGAG CTCATCACTGTCTACAGCCTGCCCGGCATGGACCCCGACTGGCTCATTGGCGAGAGAGGCAACAAGAAGGGCAAGGTCCCTGTCACCTACTTGGAACTGCTCAGCTAA
- the SH3GLB2 gene encoding endophilin-B2 isoform X1: MDFNMKKLASDAGIFFTRAVQFTEEKFGQAEKTELDAHFENLLARADSTKNWTEKILRQTEVLLQPNPSARVEEFLYEKLDRKVPSRVTNGELLAQYMAEAASELGPTTPYGKTLIKVAEAEKRLGAAERDFIHTASINFLTPLRNFLEGDWKTISKERRLLQNRRLDLDACKARLKKAKAAEAKATCEGDTVPDFQETRPRNYILSASASATLDDTSCPPSWAEWKERYPEGWRLPCFFLLPLNPSVTRARGCLSLPEDRKLWNDEVDKAEQELRVAQTEFDRQAEVTRLLLEGISSTHVNHLRCLHEFVESQTTYYAQCYRHMLDLQKQLGRCPPGTLAPVPDRPELRKACATRGGWRAADRFPGTFVGTTEPASPPLSSTSPTTTAATMPVGPSGAGLAPPGEAALRLEEVAPPASGTRKARVLYDYEAADSSELALLADELITVYSLPGMDPDWLIGERGNKKGKVPVTYLELLS, translated from the exons ATGGACTTCAACATGAAGAAGCTGGCATCGGACGCGGGCATCTTCTTCACCCGGGCCGTGCAG TTCACAGAGGAGAAATTTGGCCAGGCCGAGAAGACTGAGCTTGATGCCCACTTCGAGAACCTTCTGGCCCGGGCAGACAGCACCAAGAACTGGACAGAGAAAATCCTGAGGCAGACAGAGGTGCTGCTGCAGCCCAACCCCA GTGCccgagtggaggagttcctgtatGAGAAGCTGGACAGGAAGGTGCCCTCACGGGTCACCAACGGGGAGCTGCTGGCTCAGTACATGGCAGAGGCGGCCAGCGAGCTGGGGCCCACCACTCCTTACG GGAAGACGCTGATCAAGGTGGCAGAAGCGGAGAAGCGCCTGGGAGCCGCGGAGAGGGACTTTATCCACACGGCCTCCATCAATTTCCTCACGCCCCTGCGCAACTTCCTGGAAGGGGACTGGAAGACCATTTCG AAGGAGAGGCGGCTCCTCCAGAACCGACGTCTGGACTTGGATGCCTGCAAGGCGCGGCTGAAGAAGGCCAAGGCCGCGGAAGCCAAAGCCACG TGTGAGGGAGAT ACGGTGCCTGACTTTCAGGAGACTAGACCGCGTAATTACATTCTCTCGGCCAGCGCCTCGGCG ACTCTGGATGACACTTCCTGCCCCCCTTCCTGGGCCGAGTGGAAGGAGAGATATCCTGAAGGGTGGAGGCtgccctgtttttttcttttgccattgaACCCCAGTGTGACTCGGGCGCGAGGCTGCCTTTCTCTACCGGAGGACAGAAAG CTCTGGAACGACGAGGTGGACAAG GCCGAGCAGGAGCTCCGAGTGGCCCAGACAGAGTTTGACCGGCAGGCCGAAGTGACCCGTCTCCTGCTGGAGGGCATCAGTAGCACTCAC GTGAACCACCTTCGCTGCCTCCACGAGTTCGTCGAGTCTCAGACAACTTACTATGCCCAGTGCTACCGCCACATGCTGGACCTACAGAAGCAGCTGGGCAGGTGCCCGCCCGGGACCCTGGCTCCCGTCCCCGACCGCCCCGAGCTCAGAAAGGCCTGTGCCACACGGGGCGGGTGGAGGGCTGCTGACCG ATTTCCAGGCACCTTCGTGGGCACCACCGAGCCCGCCTCCCCGCCCCTCAGCAGCACCTCACCCACCACCACAGCTGCCACCATGCCCGTAGGGCCCTCGGGGGCTGGCCTGGCCCCTCCTGGGGAGGCCGCTCTCCGCCTGGAAGAGGTGGCTCCTCCCGCCAGCGGCACCCGGAAGGCCCGGGTGCTCTACGACTACGAGGCGGCCGACAGCAGTGAGCTGGCCCTGCTGGCTGACGAG CTCATCACTGTCTACAGCCTGCCCGGCATGGACCCCGACTGGCTCATTGGCGAGAGAGGCAACAAGAAGGGCAAGGTCCCTGTCACCTACTTGGAACTGCTCAGCTAA